One genomic window of Streptomyces sp. NBC_01276 includes the following:
- a CDS encoding ABC transporter permease, which produces MSAAAGNPAGGAGSRGRAARRIVPGLLLVLLALTGPWLAAHPLDTPVTAPYAAAGDGAVLGGDQLGRDVLSRLLHGGAALIGGALLIAVVVTLLATVLGCFAVLHPTLGRAVERAADVLILLPPVLGIMLIALAWPGGGRWAVIAAAVVLGTPYAVRLVASAAAPLARAGYVEAATARGERLSYIALRELLPNLRSTVLALFGLRFVEAVYVISMAGFLQIGPQPPAADWALMVRENAPGVLLNPWAVLAPSLAIAVLAISFNLASASLSSRPPRRPRPSRSFRKAVTTP; this is translated from the coding sequence GTGAGCGCAGCCGCCGGCAACCCGGCCGGCGGCGCCGGGTCCCGCGGCCGGGCCGCGCGCCGGATCGTCCCCGGCCTGCTCCTGGTGCTGCTGGCCCTCACCGGGCCGTGGCTCGCCGCGCACCCCCTGGACACCCCGGTCACCGCCCCCTACGCGGCCGCCGGGGACGGAGCCGTACTGGGCGGCGACCAGCTCGGGCGCGACGTACTGAGCCGGCTGCTCCACGGCGGCGCCGCCCTGATCGGCGGCGCCCTCCTCATCGCCGTCGTCGTCACCCTGCTCGCCACCGTGCTCGGCTGCTTCGCGGTCCTGCACCCCACGCTCGGCCGCGCCGTGGAACGCGCCGCCGACGTCCTCATCCTGCTCCCGCCGGTCCTCGGTATCATGCTCATCGCCCTCGCCTGGCCGGGCGGCGGCCGGTGGGCCGTCATCGCGGCCGCCGTGGTCCTCGGCACCCCGTACGCCGTGCGCCTCGTCGCCTCCGCCGCGGCGCCCCTGGCCCGCGCCGGTTACGTGGAGGCCGCCACCGCCCGGGGGGAGCGGCTGTCCTACATCGCCCTGCGCGAGCTGCTGCCCAACCTGCGCTCCACCGTGCTCGCCCTGTTCGGCCTGCGGTTCGTCGAGGCCGTGTACGTCATCTCGATGGCCGGATTCCTCCAGATCGGCCCGCAGCCCCCCGCCGCGGACTGGGCCCTGATGGTCCGTGAGAACGCACCCGGCGTCCTGCTCAATCCCTGGGCCGTGCTCGCCCCCAGCCTGGCCATCGCCGTCCTCGCCATCAGCTTCAACCTCGCCTCCGCCTCGCTCTCTTCCCGTCCTCCCCGTCGTCCCCGTCCTTCCCGCTCCTTCCGCAAGGCGGTCACCACCCCGTGA
- a CDS encoding ABC transporter ATP-binding protein: MSDLDQSPDASGAAAPAAVVRGLEIGVPGGPVLLRPVSLTVPAGRITALTGPSGSGKTTLLRALTGHLPEGAFVTAGTLEVLGTEPGSLGAEELRLLRRTRIAYVGQDPGSALNPRMRIRRIVAETAVDPGRAAVLALLRECRLPVDDGLPERRPTAVSGGQQRRVALARALAREPELLLLDEPTAGLDPALRDEIGVLLRQLAAARGLTVVMACHDPELVGACADRVVRLPGPPQPQPDTGSRPRSPLVRATVTPPRAAPAAAPVPAGPAGGLRARGVGVAFAHRAGRHRALDAVDFDAEPGTATAVVGPSGSGKTTLLRVLAGLRAPDSGTLTLDGVPLAATARRRAREQRRRVQLVPQNPLDALNPARTVGSALARPLRLHGGLRGPRSAAEVARLLEQVELPAEFAGRYPAELSGGQRQRVSLARALATAPDVLLCDEITSALDPDTSVAVMELLRRLRVERRMTVVLVSHEPDLVAAYTLTAHLLEAGRLSASGPTEAVLAGL, from the coding sequence GTGAGCGACCTCGACCAGAGCCCTGACGCGTCCGGCGCCGCCGCCCCCGCCGCCGTGGTCCGCGGCCTGGAGATCGGCGTCCCGGGCGGGCCGGTCCTGCTGCGGCCGGTCTCCCTGACCGTGCCCGCGGGCCGGATCACCGCCCTGACCGGCCCCTCCGGGTCCGGGAAGACCACCTTGCTGCGCGCGCTGACCGGCCACCTCCCCGAGGGCGCCTTCGTCACCGCCGGAACCCTGGAGGTCCTGGGGACCGAGCCCGGCTCCCTCGGCGCCGAGGAACTGCGCCTGCTGCGCCGTACCCGGATCGCCTACGTCGGCCAGGACCCCGGCTCCGCCCTCAACCCCCGCATGCGGATCCGCCGGATCGTCGCGGAGACCGCCGTCGACCCGGGCCGGGCGGCCGTCCTCGCCCTGCTGCGCGAATGCCGGCTCCCGGTCGACGACGGCCTGCCCGAGCGCCGGCCCACCGCGGTCTCCGGCGGCCAGCAGCGGCGCGTGGCCCTGGCCAGGGCGCTGGCCCGCGAGCCCGAGCTGCTGCTGCTGGACGAGCCCACGGCCGGGCTGGACCCCGCCCTGCGCGACGAGATCGGCGTGCTGCTGCGGCAACTGGCCGCCGCCCGCGGGCTGACCGTGGTGATGGCCTGCCACGACCCCGAGCTGGTCGGAGCCTGCGCCGACCGGGTGGTCCGGCTCCCGGGTCCACCGCAGCCGCAGCCGGACACGGGCTCCCGGCCGCGGTCCCCGCTCGTACGAGCCACCGTGACGCCCCCGCGGGCCGCTCCGGCCGCCGCTCCGGTGCCCGCCGGGCCCGCGGGCGGGCTCCGCGCCCGCGGGGTCGGCGTGGCCTTCGCGCACCGGGCCGGGCGCCACCGGGCCCTGGACGCGGTGGACTTCGACGCGGAACCCGGCACGGCCACGGCCGTCGTCGGCCCCTCCGGCTCCGGCAAGACCACCCTGCTGCGCGTACTGGCCGGGCTCCGCGCCCCCGACTCCGGCACGCTCACCCTGGACGGTGTCCCGCTCGCCGCCACGGCCCGCCGGCGTGCCCGGGAGCAGCGCCGCAGGGTGCAGCTGGTCCCGCAGAACCCACTGGACGCGCTGAACCCGGCCCGCACGGTGGGCTCCGCCCTGGCGCGGCCCCTGCGGCTGCACGGGGGCCTGCGGGGTCCCCGTAGCGCCGCGGAGGTCGCCCGGCTCCTCGAACAGGTGGAGCTGCCGGCCGAGTTCGCGGGCCGCTACCCGGCCGAGCTGTCCGGTGGGCAGCGCCAGCGGGTCTCCCTCGCCCGCGCCCTCGCCACCGCGCCGGACGTGCTGCTGTGCGACGAGATCACCTCGGCCCTGGATCCGGACACCTCCGTCGCGGTCATGGAGCTGCTGCGCCGCCTGCGGGTCGAACGGCGGATGACGGTGGTGCTGGTCAGCCACGAGCCGGACCTGGTCGCGGCCTACACGCTGACCGCACACCTGCTGGAGGCGGGCAGGCTCTCCGCGTCCGGTCCCACGGAGGCGGTTCTGGCCGGGCTGTGA
- a CDS encoding TetR/AcrR family transcriptional regulator — MARMPSAERRRQLTEAAIRAMTRDGVARTTTRSIAAEAGVSLSVFHYCFTSKQALLESVIEAITAHYITVVREAIRPKPTLRETVRAGFQAYWDHVCDRPGEHMLTYELTQYALRRPGFEHLARRQYELYCDTYAELLGQLGRDMRLEPRVPVTVLARYLAAMTDGMTLNALVLGDARATADLLDLVTDHVVGLMEPADARPGGADRPLTADPLPATRW; from the coding sequence ATGGCCCGGATGCCCTCGGCCGAGCGGCGCCGCCAGCTGACCGAAGCGGCGATCCGCGCGATGACCCGCGACGGCGTCGCCCGGACCACGACCCGCTCCATCGCCGCCGAGGCGGGGGTGTCCCTGAGCGTCTTCCACTACTGCTTCACGTCCAAGCAGGCCCTCCTCGAATCCGTCATCGAGGCGATCACCGCCCACTACATCACGGTGGTGCGGGAGGCGATCCGCCCGAAGCCCACCCTGCGCGAGACGGTCCGGGCCGGCTTCCAGGCGTACTGGGACCACGTCTGCGACCGGCCCGGCGAGCACATGCTGACCTACGAGCTCACCCAGTACGCCCTGCGCCGGCCCGGGTTCGAGCACCTGGCGCGCCGCCAGTACGAGCTGTACTGCGATACGTACGCGGAGCTCCTCGGGCAGCTGGGCCGCGACATGCGGCTCGAACCGCGCGTGCCGGTCACCGTGCTGGCCCGCTACCTGGCCGCCATGACCGACGGAATGACCCTGAACGCCCTCGTGCTCGGGGACGCCAGGGCCACGGCCGACCTCCTCGACCTGGTCACCGACCACGTCGTCGGCCTGATGGAACCGGCGGACGCGCGGCCGGGCGGCGCCGACCGCCCGCTCACCGCGGATCCGCTGCCCGCCACACGGTGGTGA
- a CDS encoding TauD/TfdA family dioxygenase produces MSTAAAPVRQLDAHTVADLRRAAEELLAEFGTSATSPRLLARVRDVAGGLGEDLRRQCRPVDTADGLFVLRGLDVDDAAIGPTPAGWASAGDSGAVYDLALLLLATVMGNPIAWEGQQDGRFVHNIVPSPGHESAQTGAGSSVLLSPHTEDAFHPGRAHLLMLGCMRNHDRVATTAASIRRTRLADADVDVLTRPVVPILPDDAYAEAQGYAGQAPPPVPALFATEDSMTLRFDPAYTPLEEADGAYRSAYGRLADELARVSIAVSLSPGEVLVVDNDLVVHGRVPFRARYDGTDRWLKRASVRVPGRRTRPDAEAGEHGYGQSALEAHAS; encoded by the coding sequence ATGAGCACGGCAGCCGCCCCCGTCCGCCAGCTCGATGCCCACACCGTGGCCGACCTCCGCCGGGCCGCGGAGGAACTCCTCGCCGAATTCGGCACCTCCGCCACGAGCCCCCGGCTCCTGGCCCGCGTCCGCGACGTGGCCGGCGGCCTCGGCGAGGACCTGCGCCGCCAGTGCCGTCCCGTCGACACCGCCGACGGCCTGTTCGTCCTGCGCGGCCTCGACGTCGACGACGCGGCCATCGGCCCCACTCCCGCGGGATGGGCGAGCGCCGGTGACAGCGGCGCCGTGTACGACCTCGCCCTCCTCCTGCTCGCCACCGTGATGGGCAACCCCATCGCCTGGGAGGGCCAGCAGGACGGCCGCTTCGTCCACAACATCGTTCCCTCGCCCGGCCACGAGAGCGCGCAGACCGGCGCCGGCAGCTCGGTCCTGCTCAGCCCGCACACCGAGGACGCCTTCCACCCCGGCCGCGCCCACCTGCTGATGCTCGGCTGCATGCGCAACCACGACCGCGTCGCCACCACCGCGGCGAGCATCCGCCGCACCCGGCTCGCCGACGCCGACGTGGACGTCCTCACCCGACCGGTGGTGCCGATCCTGCCCGACGACGCCTACGCCGAGGCACAGGGCTACGCCGGCCAGGCGCCGCCCCCCGTCCCCGCCCTCTTCGCCACCGAGGACAGCATGACCCTGCGCTTCGACCCGGCGTACACCCCGCTGGAGGAGGCCGACGGGGCGTACCGGTCCGCGTACGGCCGGCTCGCGGACGAACTGGCCCGGGTCTCGATCGCCGTCAGCCTGAGCCCCGGCGAGGTCCTGGTCGTCGACAACGACCTCGTCGTGCACGGCCGTGTCCCCTTCCGGGCCCGCTACGACGGCACCGACCGCTGGCTCAAGCGCGCCTCGGTACGCGTCCCCGGCCGCCGCACCCGCCCCGACGCCGAAGCCGGCGAGCACGGCTACGGCCAGAGCGCCCTCGAAGCGCACGCGAGCTGA
- a CDS encoding ornithine cyclodeaminase family protein, translating to MTDTTAGTASASAAAAAPAPAPAPAPAPADDRHLRVLSTTDLAGIDISLADVVETVEGAYRTLDAGLSDNPRKLTVTPRDGHSVSYAMLGRDGSRDVVAVKTSYKHGLDRGREEQHYYTALTLYDDVTGLPVAMMDCSRVGSLRTPAVSALLARELAAPAARTALVIGTGTQGRLALPFLLTTLPDLDRLMLSGTHPAGIAAVRERLRAHFPDRDVELVTDLRAAAADADVIVATAGGHTPAAVEADWLRAGALAVLVGHGLAPSTLHEADRLIATSEAQMHVTGTDMADADGGLPAVDCEFPAVLAGRSKGRTGADERIFAYNSGLVVTDIALGHRFAQLALAQGLGTEVALWA from the coding sequence ATGACCGACACCACGGCCGGCACCGCTTCCGCTTCCGCAGCCGCAGCCGCTCCCGCCCCCGCCCCGGCCCCGGCCCCGGCCCCGGCGGACGACCGGCACCTGCGCGTCCTGTCCACCACCGACCTCGCCGGGATCGACATATCCCTGGCCGACGTGGTGGAGACGGTGGAGGGCGCCTACCGCACCCTCGACGCCGGCCTGTCCGACAACCCCCGCAAGCTCACGGTCACACCGCGCGACGGGCACTCCGTCTCCTACGCGATGCTCGGCCGCGACGGCTCCCGCGACGTCGTCGCCGTCAAGACGTCCTACAAGCACGGCCTCGACAGGGGCCGCGAGGAGCAGCACTACTACACCGCGCTGACGCTCTACGACGACGTCACCGGCCTGCCCGTCGCGATGATGGACTGCTCCCGCGTCGGCTCCCTGCGCACGCCCGCCGTCTCGGCGCTGCTGGCCCGCGAACTCGCCGCCCCGGCGGCCCGCACCGCCCTGGTCATCGGCACCGGCACCCAGGGCCGGCTGGCCCTGCCGTTCCTGCTGACCACCCTCCCGGACCTGGACCGGCTGATGCTGTCGGGTACGCACCCCGCGGGCATCGCCGCCGTCCGCGAACGGCTGCGCGCCCACTTCCCCGACCGGGACGTGGAGCTGGTCACCGACCTGCGGGCGGCCGCCGCCGACGCCGACGTCATCGTCGCCACGGCGGGCGGCCACACCCCGGCCGCGGTGGAGGCGGACTGGCTGCGGGCCGGCGCGCTGGCGGTCCTCGTCGGCCACGGGCTGGCGCCGTCCACCCTGCACGAGGCCGACCGGCTGATCGCCACGAGCGAGGCGCAGATGCACGTCACCGGCACGGACATGGCCGACGCCGATGGCGGACTCCCGGCGGTGGACTGCGAGTTCCCGGCCGTTCTCGCCGGGCGGAGCAAGGGCCGGACCGGCGCCGACGAGCGGATCTTCGCCTACAACAGCGGTCTCGTCGTCACCGACATCGCCCTCGGACACCGCTTCGCCCAGCTCGCCCTCGCCCAGGGCCTGGGCACGGAGGTCGCACTGTGGGCGTGA
- a CDS encoding NADP-dependent succinic semialdehyde dehydrogenase, with product MPIATVNPTTGTTLLTFDELDADGIELALAEAARTAASYRRTTFAERSALLIRAADLLEAEAEDIARTMTIEMGKPLAAARAEALKCVKAMRWYADRAESLLADERPADGDVADAGAAAVRVSYRPIGVVLAVMPWNFPLWQVVRFAAPALMAGNVGLLKHSSNVPQTALYLGDLFERAGFPRGCFQTLLIGSAAVEAVLRDPRVAAATLTGSEPAGRAVASVAGDEVKKTVLELGGSDPYIVMPSADVARAARTAVTARVQNNGQSCIAAKRFIVHTDVYDEFAGLFTAGMAALTVGDPMLASTDVGPLATEAGRADVEELVEDAVRQGATVLCGGGRPPGLPDGWFYEPTVLADVTPAMRIDLEETFGPVATLYRVGSLDEAVERANHTPFGLSSNVWTRDEAELERFARDLEAGGVFVNGMTASHPALPFGGVKRSGYGRELSGHGIREFCNITTVWRAADPR from the coding sequence ATGCCCATCGCCACCGTCAACCCCACCACCGGCACCACGCTGCTGACCTTCGACGAGCTCGACGCCGACGGCATCGAGCTCGCCCTGGCCGAGGCCGCACGGACCGCCGCCTCCTACCGCCGCACCACCTTCGCCGAACGCTCCGCGCTGCTCATCCGCGCCGCCGACCTCCTGGAGGCCGAGGCGGAGGACATCGCCCGCACCATGACCATCGAGATGGGCAAGCCCCTCGCGGCGGCCCGCGCCGAGGCCCTGAAGTGCGTGAAGGCGATGCGCTGGTACGCCGACCGCGCCGAGTCCCTCCTCGCCGACGAGCGGCCCGCCGACGGTGACGTGGCCGACGCGGGAGCCGCGGCCGTCCGGGTGAGCTACCGGCCGATCGGCGTCGTCCTCGCCGTGATGCCGTGGAACTTCCCGCTCTGGCAGGTCGTGCGCTTCGCCGCGCCCGCCCTGATGGCCGGCAACGTCGGTCTGCTCAAACACTCCTCGAACGTCCCCCAGACGGCCCTGTACCTCGGGGACCTCTTCGAACGGGCGGGCTTCCCGCGCGGCTGCTTCCAGACCCTGCTCATCGGCTCGGCCGCGGTCGAGGCGGTCCTGCGCGACCCGCGGGTGGCCGCCGCCACGCTCACCGGCAGCGAACCGGCCGGCCGCGCGGTCGCCTCCGTCGCCGGGGACGAGGTGAAGAAGACCGTCCTGGAACTCGGTGGCAGCGACCCGTACATCGTGATGCCCTCGGCCGACGTGGCCCGCGCGGCCCGCACCGCCGTGACCGCGCGGGTGCAGAACAACGGCCAGTCCTGCATTGCCGCCAAGCGGTTCATCGTCCACACCGACGTCTACGACGAGTTCGCCGGGCTCTTCACGGCCGGCATGGCCGCCCTGACCGTCGGCGACCCCATGCTCGCGTCCACCGACGTCGGCCCGCTGGCCACCGAGGCCGGGCGCGCGGACGTGGAGGAGCTCGTCGAGGACGCCGTCCGGCAGGGGGCCACGGTGCTGTGCGGCGGCGGACGCCCGCCCGGTCTGCCGGACGGCTGGTTCTACGAGCCCACGGTCCTGGCCGACGTCACCCCGGCCATGCGGATCGACCTGGAGGAGACCTTCGGACCCGTGGCCACCCTCTACCGGGTGGGCAGCCTGGACGAGGCGGTGGAGCGGGCCAACCACACGCCCTTCGGCCTGAGTTCCAACGTCTGGACCCGGGACGAGGCCGAGCTCGAACGCTTCGCCCGGGACCTGGAGGCCGGCGGTGTCTTCGTCAACGGCATGACCGCCTCCCACCCGGCGCTGCCCTTCGGCGGGGTCAAGCGCTCCGGATACGGGCGGGAGCTGTCCGGGCACGGCATCCGGGAGTTCTGCAACATCACCACCGTGTGGCGGGCAGCGGATCCGCGGTGA
- a CDS encoding ABC transporter substrate-binding protein translates to MNRRQVLWAGGAMGAAALLAACSSEDGGTTDGEPGGDTGPKSGGTLRIGALGRAGAITRDPHGTQANESDYLVIALVFDTLAVPGAKTNTVPRLAASWEHSADLKTWRFRLAGGAAFHDGTPVTADDVVWSLRRLRATPSGAARLPGVKGPESITADGADTVVVVSDHANADFPLMTRLTTFVMKKDTPDGALDKAPGTGPFRLDWYRGGNARLVRNDKWYGGTVHLDAIEVTMFETPQAMANALLAGQIDVASNAGAVAARTAATRKDIRVLRRPDDMAMPIVMRAAAGSPFADPRVREAMRLVVDRGAMVKQVLSGYGTVANDIMGTGDPAYAKDVPQRGRDLDRARRLLAEADFDLSRTYSLVTTEDIAGLAESATLFANQAREAGIKVEVVKQESGAFWNKTWKTGDFYTTYWGTNDSVAFFASKTMVSEAGQNETGWNDPAFDAAYRKASATADEKERAAVLKELQRIEYERSGYLLWGMADGIDLAATKVKGLPTLPGYGRVQLENAWLA, encoded by the coding sequence ATGAACAGGCGTCAAGTGCTGTGGGCCGGAGGGGCGATGGGCGCGGCGGCCCTGCTCGCCGCCTGCTCCTCGGAAGACGGCGGCACCACGGACGGCGAGCCCGGCGGGGACACCGGTCCCAAGAGCGGCGGCACGCTCCGTATCGGCGCGCTCGGTCGCGCCGGAGCCATCACCCGCGACCCCCACGGCACCCAGGCCAACGAGAGCGACTACCTCGTCATCGCCCTCGTCTTCGACACCCTCGCCGTGCCGGGAGCGAAGACCAACACGGTGCCCCGCCTGGCCGCCTCCTGGGAGCACTCCGCCGACCTGAAGACCTGGCGCTTCAGGCTCGCCGGGGGCGCCGCCTTCCACGACGGCACCCCGGTCACCGCGGACGACGTCGTCTGGTCGCTGCGCCGGCTGCGCGCCACCCCCTCCGGTGCGGCCCGCCTGCCCGGGGTCAAGGGGCCCGAGAGCATCACGGCCGACGGCGCGGACACGGTCGTCGTCGTCTCCGACCACGCCAACGCCGACTTCCCGCTGATGACGCGCCTCACCACCTTCGTGATGAAGAAGGACACCCCGGACGGCGCCCTCGACAAGGCCCCCGGCACCGGCCCGTTCAGGCTCGACTGGTACCGGGGCGGCAACGCCCGCCTGGTCCGCAACGACAAGTGGTACGGCGGTACCGTGCACCTCGACGCCATCGAGGTCACCATGTTCGAGACCCCGCAGGCCATGGCCAACGCCCTGCTGGCCGGCCAGATCGACGTGGCCTCCAACGCCGGCGCCGTCGCCGCCCGCACCGCCGCGACCCGCAAGGACATCCGGGTCCTGCGCCGCCCCGACGACATGGCGATGCCGATCGTCATGCGCGCCGCCGCCGGCAGCCCCTTCGCCGACCCGCGCGTACGCGAGGCGATGCGCCTGGTCGTCGACCGCGGCGCCATGGTCAAGCAGGTCCTCTCCGGCTACGGCACGGTCGCCAACGACATCATGGGCACCGGCGACCCCGCCTACGCCAAGGACGTCCCGCAGCGCGGACGGGACCTGGACCGGGCGAGGAGGCTCCTCGCCGAGGCGGACTTCGACCTGTCGAGGACCTACTCCCTCGTCACCACCGAGGACATCGCCGGACTCGCCGAGTCCGCGACCCTCTTCGCCAACCAGGCCCGCGAGGCCGGCATCAAGGTCGAGGTCGTCAAGCAGGAGTCCGGAGCCTTCTGGAACAAGACCTGGAAGACCGGCGACTTCTACACGACCTACTGGGGCACCAACGACTCCGTCGCCTTCTTCGCCTCCAAGACCATGGTCTCCGAGGCCGGGCAGAACGAGACCGGCTGGAACGACCCCGCCTTCGACGCCGCCTACCGCAAGGCGAGCGCCACCGCCGACGAGAAGGAGCGGGCCGCCGTCCTCAAGGAGCTCCAGCGCATCGAGTACGAGCGCTCCGGCTACCTCCTGTGGGGCATGGCCGACGGCATCGACCTCGCCGCCACCAAGGTCAAGGGCCTGCCCACGCTGCCCGGTTACGGCCGCGTCCAGTTGGAGAACGCGTGGCTGGCCTGA
- a CDS encoding ABC transporter permease — translation MLVLLLALVFAAVELLPGDAASASSERGDSAADVEARRHLLGLDRPVWERFADWMTALPTGDLGTSARGQKVTDLLADPLPNTLLLGGTAFLLTVLASLALGCWAACRPGRLTDRIVSHAATAAFAVPEFVVSVGLLLVLALWSGWLPAVTLTGADGAPGSWTMLVMPVLALVIPQAGWNTRIVRGALADQARTPHVEAAHLDGLPVRRVVLRHALPGAVPAIATGIATSTGMLLGGAVVVETLFNYPGVGSVLASAVGGRDTPLIAGVVACAGAAISLVLLAADLLRDRILGARP, via the coding sequence ATGCTGGTCCTCCTGCTGGCCCTGGTGTTCGCCGCGGTCGAGCTGCTGCCCGGCGACGCGGCGAGCGCGAGCTCCGAGCGCGGGGACAGCGCCGCGGACGTCGAGGCGCGCCGGCACCTGCTCGGCCTCGACCGCCCGGTCTGGGAACGCTTCGCCGACTGGATGACCGCCCTGCCCACCGGGGACCTCGGCACCAGCGCGCGCGGGCAGAAGGTCACCGACCTCCTCGCCGACCCGCTCCCCAACACCCTCCTGCTCGGCGGCACGGCCTTCCTCCTCACCGTCCTCGCCTCGCTCGCCCTGGGCTGCTGGGCCGCCTGCCGACCCGGCCGGCTCACCGACAGGATCGTCTCGCACGCCGCCACCGCCGCCTTCGCGGTGCCCGAGTTCGTCGTCTCCGTCGGGCTGCTCCTCGTCCTCGCCCTGTGGAGCGGCTGGCTGCCCGCCGTCACCCTCACCGGCGCCGACGGCGCGCCCGGCTCCTGGACCATGCTGGTCATGCCGGTCCTGGCGCTGGTGATCCCGCAGGCCGGCTGGAACACCCGGATCGTCCGCGGGGCCCTCGCCGACCAGGCCCGCACCCCGCACGTGGAGGCGGCCCACCTCGACGGGCTGCCCGTGCGCCGGGTCGTCCTGCGCCACGCGCTGCCCGGAGCCGTCCCCGCGATCGCCACCGGCATCGCCACCTCCACCGGCATGCTGCTCGGCGGCGCCGTCGTGGTGGAGACCCTCTTCAACTACCCGGGCGTCGGCAGCGTCCTGGCCTCGGCGGTCGGCGGCCGCGACACCCCGCTCATCGCGGGCGTCGTCGCCTGCGCGGGCGCCGCCATCAGCCTCGTCCTGCTGGCCGCCGACCTGCTGCGGGACCGCATCCTGGGAGCCCGCCCGTGA